A single genomic interval of Helicoverpa armigera isolate CAAS_96S chromosome 13, ASM3070526v1, whole genome shotgun sequence harbors:
- the LOC110384440 gene encoding carotenoid isomerooxygenase: MAAVTEKLYPNCDASVWLRSCEEEVSEPLEGTTTGELPPWLRGTLLRNGPGSLKVGDMRFDHLFDSSALLHRFAIDEGHVTYQCRFLRTNTLRKNRAANRIIVSEFGTKAAPDPCHTIFDRVAAFFNPGEHMSDNAMISLYPFGDEIYAFTEGPIIHRVDTVTLDTLERRNMTDCVALVNHTSHPHVMPNGDVYNVGMSVVKGRIKHVVVRFPFTEKGDMFKSARIVASVKPRWTLNPSYMHTFGITENYFVIVEQALSVSVAALMKGLINNEKVCSSLKWNPDYETHIVLLSRTTGLEVKRFRTDTLFYLHIINAFETDGRLVVDLCAYKDAQVIDAMYVQAIETMQSNADYAEWFRARPQRLEVSLDAPNLTHVPQKLIADIGCETPRIHYDLHNAKPYRYFYAISSDVDAENPGMLIKVDTKTGETKTWCTPNGYPSEPIFVPAPNAKDEDDGVLLSALVWGGEKTQSVALLVLDAKTMKELARTTFDTPSPAPKCLHGWFLPTNS, translated from the exons GTGAACTGCCGCCATGGCTTCGCGGCACGTTGCTACGCAACGGACCGGGCTCTCTGAAAGTCGGGGACATGCGATTCGATCATCTCTTTGATAGTTCCGCACTACTGCACAG GTTTGCCATAGACGAGGGTCATGTAACGTACCAGTGCCGGTTTCTGCGCACCAACACGCTGAGGAAGAACCGCGCAGCCAATCGCATCATCGTGTCTGAGTTCGGGACCAAGGCTGCGCCTGACCCTTGTCATACGATATTCGACAG GGTAGCAGCTTTCTTCAACCCCGGAGAGCACATGTCTGACAACGCTATGATATCCTTGTACCCGTTCGGAGATGAAATATACGCGTTTACAGAAGGACCCATCATTCACAG GGTGGACACGGTGACCCTGGATACCTTAGAGAGGAGGAACATGACGGATTGTGTCGCGCTCGTCAACCATACTTCTCATCCACATGTTATGCCTAATG gggATGTCTACAACGTTGGAATGTCTGTAGTCAAGGGAAGAATAAAACACGTCGTTGTCAGATTCCCTTTCACGGAAAAAG GAGACATGTTTAAAAGTGCTCGTATCGTGGCTTCAGTCAAGCCCAGGTGGACACTCAACCCTTCCTACATGCACACATTTG GTATAACAGAGAATTACTTCGTGATAGTAGAACAAGCGCTGTCGGTATCGGTAGCAGCTCTGATGAAAGGACTCATTAACAACGAGAAGGTCTGCTCCTCACTCAAGTGGAACCCTGACTATGAG ACACACATAGTCCTACTAAGTCGGACAACAGGCTTGGAAGTGAAGCGGTTCCGCACCGACACGCTGTTCTACTTACACATCATCAACGCGTTCGAGACGGACGGACGACTCGTTGTCGACCTCTGCGCGTATAAAGACGCTCAAGTTATTGACGCTATGTATGTGCAGGCTATTGAG ACCATGCAAAGTAATGCGGACTACGCGGAATGGTTCCGCGCGCGGCCGCAGCGCCTCGAGGTGTCGCTCGACGCGCCCAACCTCACACATGTGCCGCAGAAACTTATAGCTGACATCGGCTGCGAGACTCCTAGGATACACTACGATCTTCATAATG caaAACCTTACAGATACTTCTACGCAATCAGTTCAGATGTTGATGCTGAAAACCCTGGAAtg tTAATAAAAGTGGACACGAAGACTGGAGAGACTAAGACGTGGTGCACACCCAACGGTTACCCGAGTGAACCGATATTTGTGCCCGCGCCTAATGCTAAG gaCGAAGACGACGGCGTCCTCCTAAGCGCACTAGTCTGGGGAGGAGAGAAGACCCAGTCCGTAGCTCTTTTGGTCCTCGACGCTAAGACCATGAAGGAACTAGCGAGGACCACCTTCGACACTCCCTCACCAGCTCCCAAGTGCTTACACGGATGGTTCCTACCCACCAACAGTTAA